In a single window of the Orbaceae bacterium lpD04 genome:
- a CDS encoding ATP-dependent DNA helicase, which translates to MVDDFAPDGLLAKAIKDFTPRDAQQKMAAKIKQAINDSQPLVVEAGTGTGKTFAYLVPALRSGKKVIISTGSKNLQDQLYSKDLPIIKKALEFSGKIALLKGRSNYLCLERLANNSGAGGELSKTMQVDLTRVKQWAIKTLDGDIGRCSFVTENNPIWSILTSTNDNCLGSECPQYDDCYVVKARRRALNADVVVVNHHLFLADIVVKDTGFGELIPQADVLIFDEAHQFPDLACQYFGQQLDSRQLFDLAKEISLCYHTEVRDAAQLQKCADKLLKCTQDLRIVIGNISSKGNLRDLLHHQLVKAEIDYLKNALSFCQEVLQLHIGRSSTLDNCFERVNQYQTLLLRLLNLTVTGYSYWYECIGNHFSLAVTPLSIADKFTQLMEERKGAWIFTSATLSVNNNLDYFTKRLGLSDAASLILESPFDYANQTIFCVPRYIPSPNDKNIASKLVDILLPMIEANKGRCFFLCTSYMIMNELAKLFKQRTLLPVLVQGETSKTELLEQFIDKGNALLVATSSFWEGIDMRGDILSCVIIDKLPFTSPDDPLMKARIEDCLLQGGEPFNDIQIPEAVITLKQGVGRLIRHHQDRGAIIICDNRLVMRSYGSIFINSLPPSPRTRSIERVTDFLLTNQ; encoded by the coding sequence GTGGTTGACGATTTTGCTCCTGATGGTTTGCTAGCTAAGGCAATAAAGGATTTTACGCCTAGAGACGCACAACAAAAAATGGCAGCAAAAATTAAGCAGGCCATTAATGATAGCCAGCCACTTGTCGTTGAAGCAGGAACCGGCACCGGTAAAACATTTGCTTATTTAGTGCCAGCACTACGTAGCGGTAAAAAAGTCATCATTTCCACCGGATCTAAAAATCTTCAAGATCAGCTCTATAGTAAAGATTTACCTATTATAAAAAAAGCATTAGAGTTTTCAGGTAAAATTGCCTTATTAAAAGGGCGGTCTAATTATCTTTGTTTAGAAAGGCTTGCCAACAATAGTGGCGCTGGTGGTGAATTATCGAAAACAATGCAAGTCGATTTAACCCGCGTTAAGCAGTGGGCGATTAAAACTTTGGATGGTGATATCGGTCGGTGTTCATTTGTTACTGAAAACAATCCTATATGGTCTATTTTAACAAGTACTAACGATAATTGTTTAGGCAGTGAGTGTCCGCAGTATGATGATTGCTACGTAGTTAAAGCGAGAAGGCGAGCACTTAATGCCGATGTTGTCGTTGTAAACCATCATTTATTTCTTGCTGACATTGTTGTTAAAGATACTGGATTTGGTGAGTTAATTCCTCAAGCTGATGTCTTAATTTTTGATGAAGCGCATCAATTTCCTGATTTAGCGTGCCAATATTTTGGCCAACAATTAGATAGTCGTCAACTATTTGATTTGGCAAAAGAAATATCGCTTTGCTATCATACCGAAGTTCGTGATGCTGCGCAGCTTCAAAAATGTGCAGATAAATTACTAAAATGTACTCAGGATCTACGCATTGTAATTGGTAATATCAGCAGTAAAGGCAATTTACGCGACTTATTACATCATCAGTTAGTCAAAGCTGAAATTGATTATCTAAAAAATGCACTCAGCTTTTGTCAAGAAGTATTGCAATTACATATTGGCCGCTCATCAACTTTGGATAATTGCTTCGAACGTGTAAATCAATATCAAACATTATTGTTGCGTCTATTAAATTTAACCGTGACAGGTTATAGCTATTGGTATGAATGCATTGGTAACCATTTTAGCTTAGCGGTAACACCATTGTCCATTGCAGATAAATTTACCCAGTTAATGGAAGAGAGAAAAGGCGCATGGATTTTTACTTCGGCAACGTTATCGGTAAATAATAATTTAGACTATTTTACTAAGCGACTTGGGCTTTCAGATGCCGCATCTTTAATTTTAGAAAGCCCTTTTGATTATGCAAACCAAACTATTTTTTGTGTACCAAGGTATATTCCATCACCAAATGATAAAAATATTGCAAGTAAGTTAGTTGATATATTATTACCTATGATTGAAGCAAATAAAGGACGCTGTTTCTTTTTATGTACGTCATATATGATAATGAATGAATTGGCGAAGTTATTTAAGCAAAGAACATTATTGCCGGTATTGGTTCAAGGTGAAACGAGTAAAACAGAGTTACTTGAGCAGTTTATTGATAAAGGGAATGCCTTACTAGTTGCAACCAGTAGTTTTTGGGAAGGTATTGATATGCGAGGCGATATTTTATCTTGCGTTATTATCGATAAATTACCGTTTACCTCACCAGATGACCCATTAATGAAAGCAAGGATTGAGGACTGCTTATTGCAAGGTGGTGAACCATTTAATGATATACAAATTCCAGAGGCTGTCATTACTTTAAAACAAGGTGTAGGAAGATTAATTCGACATCATCAAGATAGAGGGGCGATTATTATTTGTGATAATCGATTAGTCATGAGATCTTATGGTTCAATATTTATTAATAGTTTACCACCTTCACCAAGAACCCGAAGTATTGAAAGAGTTACTGATTTTCTTTTAACCAATCAATAA
- the tsaB gene encoding tRNA (adenosine(37)-N6)-threonylcarbamoyltransferase complex dimerization subunit type 1 TsaB translates to MTNILAIDTSTEACSVALMFNNELSSDFAISQRDHTKQILPMIDNLLKAANCPLSQIDAIAFAKGPGSFTGVRIGIGIAQGLALGLDKPMIGVSTLKALAQGAYRVKGASRIITAIDARMGEVYLGAYQVTDEGNVQLMMEECVIKPELVSNHLASFSFTENITYYAGTGWSTYPDMMIGLKDGGTLLPKAEDMLIIAKQEYINGNLIAVQDVEAAYLRNEVTWKKLPGRE, encoded by the coding sequence ATGACCAATATATTAGCGATAGATACATCAACAGAGGCGTGTTCAGTTGCATTGATGTTTAATAATGAGTTGAGTAGTGATTTTGCTATATCTCAAAGAGATCACACCAAACAAATATTACCGATGATTGATAATTTATTAAAGGCAGCCAATTGTCCTTTGTCACAAATTGATGCTATAGCTTTTGCTAAAGGTCCTGGTAGTTTTACTGGGGTTAGAATTGGTATTGGTATTGCCCAAGGGCTAGCCTTGGGGCTTGATAAACCGATGATTGGTGTATCGACATTAAAAGCACTTGCCCAAGGCGCCTATCGAGTAAAAGGTGCATCAAGAATTATTACGGCAATTGATGCTCGCATGGGGGAGGTCTATTTAGGTGCTTACCAAGTGACAGATGAGGGTAATGTGCAATTAATGATGGAAGAGTGTGTTATTAAACCTGAACTCGTTTCGAATCATTTAGCCTCTTTTTCTTTTACAGAAAATATTACTTATTATGCCGGTACTGGTTGGAGTACTTATCCTGATATGATGATAGGTCTAAAAGATGGTGGAACCTTATTACCAAAGGCTGAGGATATGCTAATAATTGCAAAGCAAGAATACATAAATGGTAATTTGATTGCGGTACAAGATGTTGAGGCAGCCTATTTACGTAATGAAGTTACATGGAAAAAATTACCAGGAAGGGAATAA
- a CDS encoding sigma 54-interacting transcriptional regulator: MTENNYSPVAIIEISPKGQLLAINKAAITLLSLSDELLLPAKMASYHFDYYKLLNLNPNVSISTLESTTIIVNQQYYFLQIFDDINRLVLVIQPIGYLKRRLAQRGIANQQAFNVFCAKSESMQKLLKQAKAFAMQKEPLLISGATGTGKDLLALACHQYSERGDKVLLSLNCAAMPDEVVESELYGHAAGAYLGATDGKKGFFEQANGGSVLLDGIDEMSFRMQTKLIRFINDGSFRRVGDDNEVSVDVRVICITKADLFSLVKQGKFREDLYYRLNVLPLHLPLLNERKEDIVDLAHYFINEFANKQSIASPILTLDAQVMLLSYNWPGNVRELKNVLYSTLAQLNGPEITAKDIELPNVPISPSLNDDIDGKTLDEMAKQFEKTVLIHLYKSYPSSRKLSKRLGISHTAVANKLREYGIGK; this comes from the coding sequence ATGACTGAAAATAATTATTCTCCAGTTGCAATCATTGAAATTAGCCCAAAAGGGCAGCTATTGGCAATTAATAAAGCCGCTATAACGTTGTTATCGTTATCAGATGAGTTATTATTGCCGGCTAAGATGGCTAGTTATCACTTTGATTATTATAAATTATTAAACCTTAATCCTAATGTGTCAATTTCAACCTTAGAAAGTACAACGATCATTGTTAATCAACAATATTATTTTTTGCAAATTTTTGATGATATTAATCGCTTGGTGTTAGTTATTCAGCCAATTGGCTATCTAAAACGCCGATTAGCACAAAGAGGCATCGCTAATCAGCAAGCATTTAATGTATTTTGTGCAAAAAGCGAGTCTATGCAAAAATTGCTTAAACAAGCAAAAGCCTTTGCCATGCAAAAAGAGCCATTATTGATTTCGGGCGCGACGGGAACAGGTAAAGATTTGCTGGCACTGGCGTGTCATCAGTATAGCGAAAGAGGTGATAAAGTTCTTCTTAGTTTAAATTGCGCAGCAATGCCAGATGAAGTAGTTGAAAGCGAGCTATATGGCCACGCAGCAGGGGCTTATCTTGGCGCGACAGATGGTAAAAAAGGTTTTTTTGAACAAGCAAATGGTGGTTCGGTATTATTAGATGGTATTGATGAAATGTCATTTAGAATGCAAACGAAGCTAATTCGTTTTATTAATGATGGTTCATTTAGACGCGTTGGTGATGATAACGAGGTTAGTGTTGATGTTAGGGTTATTTGTATTACTAAAGCCGATCTTTTTTCTTTAGTTAAGCAAGGAAAGTTTCGGGAAGATCTCTACTATCGTTTAAATGTCTTACCATTACATTTGCCATTACTCAATGAGCGAAAAGAAGATATTGTCGATTTAGCACATTATTTTATTAATGAGTTTGCAAATAAGCAAAGTATCGCTTCGCCCATTTTAACGTTAGACGCTCAAGTTATGTTACTTAGTTATAATTGGCCTGGAAATGTAAGAGAGCTTAAAAATGTGTTGTATTCTACGCTAGCTCAATTAAATGGGCCAGAAATAACAGCAAAAGATATTGAGCTGCCAAATGTGCCTATTTCACCTTCACTTAATGATGATATTGATGGTAAAACATTAGATGAGATGGCCAAGCAGTTTGAAAAAACAGTATTAATTCACTTGTATAAAAGTTACCCAAGTTCGCGTAAGTTGTCTAAACGATTAGGTATTTCGCACACAGCAGTTGCAAATAAGCTTAGAGAATATGGGATTGGGAAGTGA
- a CDS encoding GrxA family glutaredoxin, whose amino-acid sequence MYAVIFGRPGCPYCVRAKELAEKLSHERDDFSFRYVDIHAEGITKEDLSKSVGKPVETVPQIFIDEKPIGGCTDFEAYAKENLGLFKDQE is encoded by the coding sequence ATGTACGCAGTCATTTTTGGGAGACCTGGTTGCCCATATTGTGTCAGAGCAAAAGAGTTAGCTGAAAAATTATCACATGAAAGAGATGATTTTTCTTTTCGTTATGTCGATATCCATGCTGAAGGGATCACAAAAGAAGATTTATCTAAAAGTGTTGGTAAACCAGTTGAAACGGTTCCCCAAATCTTTATTGATGAAAAACCAATTGGTGGATGTACTGACTTTGAAGCTTATGCAAAAGAGAATTTAGGCTTATTTAAAGATCAAGAATAG
- the hinT gene encoding purine nucleoside phosphoramidase translates to MANETIFSKIIRGEIPADIVFQDDLVTAFRDISPQAPTHILIIPNKLIPTVNDVTADDEQALGRLFVVAAKIAKQEGIDESGYRLIMNCNKDAGQDVFHIHMHLLGGKQLGRLVN, encoded by the coding sequence ATGGCTAATGAAACGATTTTTAGTAAAATTATCCGCGGTGAAATTCCAGCTGATATTGTTTTCCAAGATGATTTGGTGACGGCTTTTCGTGATATTTCACCTCAAGCTCCAACGCATATCTTAATTATCCCAAATAAGCTGATCCCAACGGTTAATGATGTTACGGCTGACGATGAACAAGCTTTAGGGCGTTTATTTGTAGTTGCAGCCAAAATAGCTAAACAAGAAGGGATTGATGAGAGTGGTTATCGTTTAATAATGAACTGTAATAAAGATGCCGGACAAGATGTTTTTCATATCCATATGCATTTATTAGGCGGTAAACAATTGGGTCGATTAGTTAATTAA
- the nagZ gene encoding beta-N-acetylhexosaminidase: MGPLMIDVQGLSLCDEDKKLLQHNAVAGVILFGRNYQNPNQLTTLVKEIRAASSERLLISVDHEGGRVQRFKEGFTLIPPAQAYAQLRDIKQAAQLAFDAGWVLAMELIAFDIDLSFAPVLDLGHSCLAIGSRSFHQDSQIAQVVASAMIDGMHSAGMKTTGKHFPGHGAVLADSHKETPIDNRSQIEIQQDMKIFVELIKAGKLDAIMPAHVIYLAFDDKPASGSSFWLKTILKQQLNFNGVIFSDDLSMEGAAFLGNYEQRASAAFYAGCDILLACNNRPGTLAILESLGHIVSDKPKTLLCENKVDYQTLIESEEWQLRNKKLNQLNEEWHTLQTNN, translated from the coding sequence ATGGGCCCATTAATGATTGATGTGCAGGGGTTAAGCCTTTGCGATGAAGATAAAAAATTACTGCAACATAATGCAGTTGCTGGGGTGATTTTATTTGGACGAAATTACCAAAACCCAAATCAATTAACTACCTTAGTTAAAGAAATAAGAGCGGCATCATCAGAACGTTTACTCATTAGTGTTGATCATGAAGGGGGCAGGGTTCAGCGTTTTAAAGAAGGCTTTACCCTCATTCCACCGGCACAAGCTTACGCGCAGTTAAGAGACATTAAGCAAGCCGCGCAACTTGCATTTGATGCGGGTTGGGTCCTTGCGATGGAACTCATTGCTTTTGATATTGATCTGAGTTTCGCGCCGGTTTTAGATTTAGGTCATAGTTGTTTGGCAATTGGATCTCGTTCATTTCATCAAGATAGTCAGATTGCGCAGGTTGTTGCTAGTGCAATGATTGATGGCATGCATAGTGCTGGCATGAAAACAACGGGTAAACATTTTCCAGGTCATGGCGCTGTGCTCGCCGACTCTCACAAAGAAACGCCAATTGATAACCGAAGCCAGATTGAAATTCAGCAAGATATGAAAATTTTTGTTGAGTTAATCAAAGCGGGTAAACTTGATGCTATTATGCCTGCTCATGTTATTTATCTCGCTTTTGATGATAAGCCTGCAAGTGGTTCATCATTTTGGTTAAAAACGATACTCAAGCAGCAGCTTAATTTTAATGGCGTAATTTTTTCTGATGATTTATCGATGGAAGGCGCGGCATTTTTAGGTAATTATGAGCAAAGAGCAAGTGCTGCCTTTTATGCCGGATGTGATATTTTACTTGCATGTAATAATCGCCCAGGAACTCTTGCTATTTTAGAGAGCTTAGGGCATATCGTTAGTGATAAACCTAAAACATTACTCTGTGAAAATAAAGTCGATTATCAAACATTAATTGAAAGTGAAGAATGGCAATTGCGTAACAAAAAATTAAATCAATTGAACGAAGAGTGGCACACTCTTCAAACCAATAATTAG
- a CDS encoding glycosyltransferase family 9 protein, with protein MKKLHKKIKLYLRQFRLFLGRLILDKKPSRKWDQKNLSNCKILFIRHDGKIGDFILSSFVYREIKKQCPNIHIGVVAASETEALFRSDPYIDSIYVVPKRALVPFWQVGRQVAKENYDVIFDLTEALRNRDIVLIRSANSAINIGYNQRHLKLFNFNVAVNNEHITLDYEKALIMLGLKNINRYFSFPNIPVRNELRDFCQKHLSNSYIAINFFGAAKHRQFSSKRQQEWLAKLKEAYPDKTILVLTYPKVTQELKSSLPKDQYLMYENTQTIFDTIELIRNAYKVITPDTSIVHIASAFNKPIIAFYMAANSPIPYNKWMPMNADNASIYYYQNNINEIQLETIKLN; from the coding sequence ATGAAAAAATTGCATAAAAAAATCAAATTATATTTAAGACAGTTTCGTTTATTTTTAGGTCGATTAATTTTAGATAAAAAACCATCAAGAAAATGGGATCAAAAGAATTTGTCAAATTGTAAAATACTATTCATTCGACATGATGGTAAGATTGGCGACTTTATTTTATCTTCTTTTGTTTATCGTGAAATAAAGAAACAATGTCCTAATATTCATATAGGTGTTGTTGCTGCATCTGAAACTGAAGCATTATTCCGTAGTGATCCTTATATTGATTCAATATATGTGGTACCTAAAAGAGCCTTAGTGCCATTTTGGCAAGTGGGCCGGCAGGTAGCTAAAGAAAATTATGATGTTATATTCGATCTAACTGAGGCACTTCGAAATCGAGACATCGTATTAATTCGAAGTGCTAACTCAGCAATTAATATCGGGTATAATCAAAGACACTTAAAACTTTTCAATTTTAATGTTGCTGTTAATAATGAACATATAACGCTTGATTATGAAAAAGCGTTAATTATGTTAGGATTAAAAAATATAAATCGCTATTTCTCATTTCCAAATATACCAGTTAGAAATGAATTACGTGATTTTTGTCAAAAACATTTATCAAATAGCTATATTGCAATTAACTTTTTTGGGGCAGCAAAACATAGACAATTTTCATCAAAGCGACAACAAGAATGGTTGGCTAAATTAAAAGAAGCTTATCCTGATAAAACGATACTTGTTCTAACCTATCCCAAAGTAACCCAAGAATTAAAATCATCCTTACCTAAGGACCAATATTTGATGTATGAAAATACTCAAACAATTTTTGACACAATTGAATTGATCCGTAATGCTTATAAGGTAATTACACCAGATACGTCAATCGTCCATATAGCTTCTGCATTTAATAAACCAATCATTGCATTTTATATGGCAGCTAATTCACCTATTCCATATAATAAGTGGATGCCAATGAATGCCGACAATGCTTCGATTTATTATTATCAGAATAATATCAATGAAATTCAACTAGAAACTATTAAATTAAATTAA
- a CDS encoding YchF/TatD family DNA exonuclease: MFLVDSHCHLDSLDYKDKTIDDVLLEAQKRDVKHYLSVATTLSGYQSMRKWLSPHFDKISLSCGVHPLNLADEEFDIALFKSLAADEHVVALGETGLDYYYQKDNVKQQQQAFAEHIHLGRALKKPIIVHTREAKEDTLAMIKAENAYSGVLHCFTEDIDTARQLLDLGFYISFSGIVTFKNAEALRDVARFVPAERLLIETDSPYLAPIPFRGKENHPANVRQVAEYLAVLKQVPLEVLAEKTTENFCHLFGVRLC, encoded by the coding sequence ATGTTTTTGGTTGATTCTCACTGTCATTTAGACAGCTTAGATTATAAAGATAAAACGATTGATGATGTTTTATTAGAAGCACAAAAAAGAGATGTTAAGCACTATCTTAGCGTTGCAACGACCTTGTCGGGTTATCAGTCAATGCGAAAATGGTTATCGCCTCATTTTGATAAAATCTCATTATCATGTGGTGTGCACCCATTAAATTTGGCTGATGAGGAATTTGATATTGCTTTATTTAAGTCTTTGGCAGCTGACGAGCATGTCGTTGCATTAGGTGAAACGGGACTTGATTATTACTATCAGAAAGATAATGTAAAGCAGCAACAACAAGCCTTTGCTGAGCATATTCATTTGGGCCGAGCACTTAAAAAGCCGATTATTGTTCATACTCGCGAAGCAAAAGAAGATACCTTGGCAATGATTAAGGCTGAAAATGCGTATTCGGGTGTATTACATTGTTTTACTGAAGATATCGATACGGCAAGGCAGTTATTGGATTTAGGTTTTTATATTTCGTTTTCAGGAATTGTTACCTTTAAAAATGCAGAGGCATTACGCGACGTTGCTCGTTTTGTGCCTGCTGAGCGGTTACTAATTGAAACCGATTCTCCATATTTAGCGCCGATCCCTTTTCGTGGTAAAGAGAATCATCCAGCAAATGTTAGGCAAGTTGCTGAATATTTAGCGGTCTTAAAGCAAGTTCCGCTTGAAGTACTTGCAGAAAAAACAACAGAGAATTTTTGCCATTTATTTGGTGTAAGATTATGTTAG
- a CDS encoding glycosyltransferase family 2 protein: MNNLNHLISIIIPAYNAEEYLAKTLESVFNQTYTNIEVIVINDGSTDKTQRILLEIQKDEPRLKTFSQSNQGISAARNTGINHAVGEFITFIDSDDIWDISFLTKMMDRQQQTKGNVIYCGNADLSNKGIRPRISDFREQANLQGYLIQKSLLHIGCLLIKKSFLNEKKLRFNTNLKTGEDIVFICTLYCLTDAFSVPEYLYNYTHRDGSIMHRPWNKQDYFNDLSAWEELENIIKNTYQNKDREEVITLIEAKIVYYKLRLLWILLLAGRNQDLQCLIDNKFLIYSPNILSHIPRKYAGIRRIIIESRSKCLWALVKVIHRKKVNLI, encoded by the coding sequence ATGAACAATCTAAACCACCTTATTTCAATTATAATTCCCGCATATAATGCTGAAGAATATTTAGCAAAAACTCTTGAGTCTGTCTTCAATCAAACTTACACAAATATTGAGGTTATTGTTATTAATGATGGTTCTACCGATAAAACTCAAAGAATATTATTAGAAATACAAAAAGATGAACCTAGGCTAAAAACTTTTTCGCAATCAAATCAAGGGATCTCAGCAGCCCGAAATACCGGCATAAATCACGCCGTTGGTGAATTTATCACGTTTATTGATAGTGATGATATATGGGATATCTCTTTTCTAACCAAAATGATGGACCGCCAACAGCAAACAAAAGGTAATGTAATTTATTGTGGTAATGCTGATTTATCAAATAAAGGGATTCGTCCGAGAATCAGTGATTTTCGTGAACAAGCAAATTTACAGGGTTACCTAATACAAAAATCGTTACTACATATTGGCTGCTTATTGATAAAAAAATCATTCCTAAATGAAAAAAAGCTAAGATTTAATACAAACCTTAAAACAGGTGAAGATATTGTATTTATCTGTACACTATATTGCTTGACTGATGCCTTTAGTGTCCCAGAATATTTATACAACTATACCCACCGAGATGGTTCAATTATGCACCGACCATGGAATAAACAAGATTATTTTAATGATCTTAGTGCTTGGGAGGAACTCGAAAACATAATCAAAAACACTTATCAAAATAAGGATAGAGAAGAAGTAATTACACTTATTGAAGCTAAAATTGTCTATTATAAATTAAGATTACTTTGGATTTTATTATTAGCAGGCCGTAATCAAGACCTGCAATGCTTAATTGATAATAAATTTCTAATTTACTCGCCAAATATACTTTCTCACATTCCTCGAAAGTATGCTGGAATAAGAAGAATAATTATAGAGTCTCGCAGTAAATGCCTTTGGGCACTCGTAAAAGTGATTCATCGTAAAAAAGTTAATTTAATTTAA
- a CDS encoding YbjN domain-containing protein: MIIISDLSTIAQWLKKLNVEFYQCDNCAALHLSYLQKIEGVHDAKIELIDDILIISIEAEVKTSAIMSLLSELSQINKSTFLTKVYLDVNDNNEPKIVFSYAMHVAEGLTFNQFSLSLASLEEEALQVISELYNCDLLNSNNHLSDEVHFQTSNIFH, translated from the coding sequence ATGATAATAATTTCGGATCTATCTACCATTGCTCAATGGCTTAAAAAACTAAATGTAGAATTTTATCAATGTGATAATTGTGCTGCTCTTCATCTTTCTTATCTGCAGAAAATAGAAGGTGTGCATGATGCAAAAATTGAGTTGATTGATGATATATTAATCATATCTATTGAGGCCGAGGTTAAAACCTCCGCTATAATGAGTTTGCTAAGCGAGCTGAGTCAAATTAATAAAAGTACTTTTTTAACAAAAGTATATTTAGATGTGAATGATAATAATGAGCCTAAAATTGTTTTCTCTTACGCTATGCATGTAGCTGAAGGACTGACATTTAACCAATTTAGCCTTTCACTTGCAAGTTTAGAAGAGGAGGCTTTACAAGTTATTAGTGAGTTATACAACTGTGATTTATTGAATAGTAACAATCACCTCAGCGATGAAGTGCATTTTCAAACCTCAAATATATTCCATTGA
- a CDS encoding extracellular solute-binding protein: MFAQRNQSNSKSSIKILSIVAGLSMALSQVAIAKDQTVNIYNWAGQIGSTTVSQFQKTTGIKVNYDVFDSNEVLEGKLMAGHSGFDVVSPSDSFLARQIQSDIYLPLDKSKLTNWGNLDPNLMKLMATHDPDNKYAIPYVWMTTGIGYNIDMVKARLGEDAPVNSWELVFNPKYADKLKDCGVAFLDAPTEIFASALQYLGKDPNSTNAKDYTGPAYDLLSKVRPDIRYFHSSQYINDLANGDICVVLGWSGDILQARDRANESNNGVHIGYSIPKEGALVFFDTFAIPKDSDNVDEALAFLNFILEPQVAAEVTNDVKFASANKAANDGFVKAEIRNDPTVYPSDATMEKLFTLKVQDPKLERIITRTWTKFKTGK; the protein is encoded by the coding sequence ATGTTTGCTCAACGTAATCAATCAAATAGCAAATCTTCAATTAAAATTCTTTCAATCGTTGCAGGTCTATCAATGGCATTGTCTCAAGTCGCTATTGCTAAAGATCAAACAGTTAATATCTATAACTGGGCAGGACAAATTGGTTCGACGACTGTTTCTCAATTCCAAAAAACAACAGGAATTAAGGTTAACTATGATGTTTTTGATTCTAACGAAGTGTTAGAAGGAAAATTAATGGCTGGCCATTCAGGTTTTGATGTCGTTTCACCATCAGATAGCTTTTTAGCTAGACAAATACAGTCAGATATCTATTTACCATTAGATAAAAGTAAATTAACAAATTGGGGTAATCTCGATCCTAATTTAATGAAATTAATGGCAACGCATGATCCTGACAATAAATATGCAATTCCCTATGTTTGGATGACAACGGGTATTGGCTATAATATCGATATGGTTAAAGCCCGTTTAGGTGAAGATGCACCTGTTAATAGCTGGGAATTGGTATTTAATCCTAAATATGCGGATAAACTTAAAGACTGTGGCGTCGCATTTTTGGATGCGCCAACAGAAATTTTTGCCAGTGCATTACAATATTTAGGCAAAGATCCAAATAGTACGAATGCTAAAGACTATACTGGCCCAGCTTATGATTTATTATCAAAAGTAAGACCTGACATTCGTTATTTTCACTCTTCTCAATACATTAATGATTTAGCTAATGGCGATATTTGTGTTGTTCTTGGTTGGTCTGGTGATATTTTACAAGCACGAGATCGGGCGAATGAATCAAATAATGGCGTGCATATTGGTTACTCTATCCCTAAAGAAGGGGCGCTAGTATTTTTTGATACCTTTGCCATCCCTAAAGATTCAGATAATGTTGATGAAGCATTAGCATTTTTGAATTTTATTTTAGAGCCGCAAGTTGCAGCCGAAGTCACTAATGATGTTAAATTTGCTAGTGCCAATAAAGCAGCGAACGATGGTTTTGTTAAGGCTGAAATAAGAAACGATCCTACAGTATATCCATCTGATGCAACAATGGAAAAATTATTTACGTTAAAAGTGCAAGATCCGAAACTTGAACGTATTATTACTCGTACATGGACAAAATTTAAGACAGGTAAATAG